From Vitis vinifera cultivar Pinot Noir 40024 chromosome 14, ASM3070453v1, a single genomic window includes:
- the LOC100258207 gene encoding uncharacterized protein LOC100258207, with product MASSSSPPIPKTSYHARSISLPPRPHPLIPEIDEHLCRLGASEAISSSSSITDKLTSLNSLYDCMENLLLLSLSRQALVQHQNQKWVNEVADGYLLLLDLCSVAEDALLQSKEGVQELQSTLRRRPYGEHGAANEVTEYLASRKKVKKVVSKSLRDLKSKQRKCDFSISEKEPETVALVCILREVEVATLTVLESLLSSIAGPKMQSNTSKWSLVSRLMHSKRVESEEEKAEFSEFEKVDAEFQTYISQKTSKSFNIHAENMKNLLGNLELSIQDLDGGVECLFRRLIKTRVSLLNILNH from the coding sequence atggcttcttcttcttctcctccaaTCCCCAAAACCAGTTATCATGCTCGCTCCATCAGCTTGCCCCCAAGACCTCACCCATTGATTCCTGAAATAGATGAGCATTTGTGTAGATTAGGGGCTTCTGAAGCCATCTCATCATCGTCATCAATAACTGATAAGCTAACCAGCCTTAATAGTTTGTATGATTGCATGGAGAATTTGCTTCTGTTGTCACTCTCTCGGCAAGCCTTGGTCCAACATCAAAATCAGAAATGGGTTAATGAGGTAGCAGATGGATATCTTCTACTGTTGGACCTATGTAGCGTGGCTGAAGATGCCTTGCTGCAGAGCAAGGAAGGCGTCCAAGAACTACAATCAACTCTGCGCAGAAGGCCATATGGTGAACATGGGGCTGCAAATGAGGTCACAGAATACTTGGCTTCAAGAAAGAAGGTGAAGAAGGTGGTCAGTAAGTCCTTGAGGGATTTGAAGAGCAAGCAAAGAAAATGTGACTTCTCCATCTCAGAGAAAGAACCTGAAACTGTGGCTTTAGTCTGCATCTTGAGGGAGGTAGAAGTTGCCACTCTCACTGTCTTGGAATCTTTGTTATCTTCTATTGCCGGCCCAAAGATGCAGTCCAATACAAGCAAATGGTCATTAGTTTCCAGATTAATGCACTCCAAGCGTGTTGAATCTGAGGAAGAGAAAGCAGAATTCAGTGAATTTGAAAAGGTAGATGCTGAATTCCAAACCTATATCAGCCAGAAGACAAGCAAATCCTTCAACATACATGCAGAGAATATGAAGAACCTGTTGGGGAACTTGGAGTTGAGCATTCAAGATCTTGATGGAGGAGTAGAATGCCTATTCAGGCGTTTAATTAAGACCAGAGTATCGCTTCTCAACATCCTCAACCACTAG
- the LOC104881475 gene encoding uncharacterized protein LOC104881475: MVAPNKRNVRGKTRGVILDKLIEANGGKPLPITIKPSDGKQTGKYCEKLSNEIGLTVRQHAPVRVEKWKQMPRAEINTMLDRIKEKFALDLTQEHVKKSLEKQLSDRFRNWRCDLHKHFKKFPTVVEAKRNPHESVSNQEDWDYLCDRFSSEEFKKMLELQRQPIAEGAVAMTEAKICERVLGQKSGYVKGLGFGPKPISFSKSRPSSSEREIELEHRLVETQLLVETQQQQLETQQDRIDQLEALVQKQNQQHHQQFEEILRHLRSSQGSS; this comes from the exons AAGCTAATGGGGGCAAACCTCTTCCGATCACAATCAAGCCATCAGATGGGAAGCAAACAGGAAAATATTGTGAGAAATTGTCAAATGAGATTGGGTTAACAGTGAGACAACATGCACCTGTTAGAGTGGAAAAATGGAAGCAAATGCCTCGAGCTGAGATCAATACAATGCTTGATCGAATCAAG GAAAAGTTTGCCCTAGATTTGACACAAGAGCATGTGAAGAAAAGTTTAGAAAAACAATTATCTGACCGGTTTAGAAATTGGAGATGCGATTTGCACAAGCACTTCAAAAAGTTCCCAACTGTGGTGGAGGCTAAGCGAAATCCTCATGAATCTGTGTCAAATCAGGAAGATTGGGACTATCTTTGTGATAGATTTTCAAGTGAAGAATTTAAG AAGATGTTGGAGCTCCAACGCCAGCCTATTGCAGAAGGAGCTGTGGCTATGACTGAGGCAAAAATTTGTGAGAGAGTTTTGGGACAAAAATCAGGATATGTCAAGGGCCTTGGTTTTGGCCCTAAACCAATCTCATTTTCTAAATCTAGACCATCATCTTCTGAGCGTGAAATTGAGTTGGAGCATAGACTTGTTGAGACTCAACTACTTGTGGAGACTCAACAACAACAACTTGAGACTCAACAAGATCGAATTGACCAATTGGAGGCCTTGGtacaaaaacaaaaccaacaacATCATCaacaatttgaagaaatattgcGTCATCTACGATCAAGCCAAGGGTCCTCATGA